AGTGGTTGAGTACTGCTGTTTTGGTGAACGGACCAGGTGGAGTTCAGACATGTATGGCTACAGGGGGGCTGATGGAGCACATCAGTGACTGAATGTAACAAgaaagtttgggggttttgtgaAGAAATACTTAGGAAATAATTCAGGTTTTCCCAAGGGTAGGGTAGTAGCTGGCATGTTTGATGCTAGAAGCATCTCTGTTAATTCATACGTTCTCTGTGTGATAACTGTTCATTATGTGCAACACTGTTAAGAACTCTGGTTTGTATTTCTAGGCTCAATAACTTGTTTGGAGTTCTATGGTACTGCACATCTACTGAGTGGGGCTGAAGATGGACTAATTTGTATCTGGAACACAAAGAGATGGGAATGCCTGAAATCCATTAAGGCACATGAGTGAGTTTCTTGTATCTGCATATTCATGTACATTTTCATGTTTAGTTTCCTTATAAATAATATATGTGGCTaatatgtttgttttatttttatcagggGGCACGTGACATCTCTTTCTATTCATCCTTCTGGGAAATTAGCTTTGTCAGTAGGAACAGATAAAAAATTAAGGTGAGTCGAAACTGATGAAGGAATGCTAAGAATTGTAATTCAGTTGTAATAAGCCACAGTTCCGTCTTGGGAGTAGACCATGCAACACTGATAAAACATATTTGGACATCAAATGGTTCAAAGATCCATTGGTTTGTCTTTCTAAGTTGTAGGTACcagcaatattttaaagtcttttaaaaaaagtccttgCTGTTCCTAGCTTCTTGTTGTGCTGAGTCTTTATGGTCACTTGTAGatgtatatatacatttgtattttggaaCGCAATTTATTTAAACTTCTGAAAGCTGTCAGGTTTTGTTTAGTgtgagaaaagtaatttttcagttgGACTGTGTACATGTTGCTGTATAtatgtgttttaaatacataaaatgctattttaacaGCACAAATTGGTGTTGGGCTCCTTTTGGGCTCTGCATTGCAAACGGtggtttataaaataaatatcacaAATTCAGCCTCACGGTGTGCAAGAGATATATGAAGTCATCATTTTCTCTTGCATTAAGAAGGCAGTAAAATGCATGGAGATGCTTAAAAGCTTCCTTTGGATGCCTCGCATCAGCAGATAGGACTTCAGTTTCACTGTGCTGTTTTTAACCAGAACACACATTATCTACTGTTGTCTTTCAGAACTTGGAATCTGGTAGAAGGACGATCAGCCTTTATCAAAAACCTGAAGCAAAGTGAGTTTATCAGTCTAAATCCACTAAAGAGTGGAATTAGATAGTTTTACTTTTTGTATAAAGAAAAGTAGACTGAATTAGTGAACAAGTCAGTTAATTGCAAGGAACTTTCACAATGTCTTTTTTACACGTGCAGGCAAGCATATGTAAGCTTATGTCCTTAATAATAATCATttaccaaaaggaaaacatagcgacactgaagtaatttttttttccttgaaatttgATGTCAggacatttaaataaatgtgttttgttttgttttgtttttctttatacacTTCTGATAatcagaaacaaacatttaagaGCATAGTTTTACTTGTTTATTCTaggttattttatttgttcCTGAATTTTTCTCAGGTTTAGGTGGAAAACAGTGTCTAACAGCTTCTAAAGATTCTTACTTTTAGATTCTCATGCAATATAGAGTGCAAAAAACCCTGTGTACATGTGTATACAAATGTATCAATGTGTACAGATGCCCACATAATTAAATGGTCCCCTGATGGAGAGAGGTATGTGACCGTGATAACAAATAAAGTGGATATCTACAAACTTGACACAGCTTCAATCACTGGCACTATCACAACAGAGAAGAGAATTTCTTCACTTAGATTTATTACGGTAAgtacaaaaaagaaaggtgcTGGGAAATTAACTGGTTTGAAACACATGAAATTAATCacacttgcatttcttttttcccgTTCCAAGGATTCTATCCTTGCCATAGCTGGAGATGATGAAATGATAAGGTTCTACAGCTGTGACTCTCAAAAATGCCTGTGTGAATTTAAAGCTCATGAAAACAGGTATTCTGTATTTGTGtactatttaaatatttacgGCAATGCTGAGTGCTCAGTAAAGTTTAATGACTTGTAATGTTCAGCGTATTTTActattgtttttgttttaatatagaAAGTGAATTTATTTATGTGCTAAATTCCAAATTCGGGACAGACTTGTTTGCTTTTAGTATGACCACAAGTACGGTGCTGTCCATGCACGTTACAAAACCAACAGAATTAGAAATACTACAGCTCTAAATTTATGAGAGCGTGTGTGtgtaaaaatacacacacacagaggtgcaCACTTCTCTGTGTGTGGTCTATGCATTTCTGAAATTGGGTACCAGTATTTTCCTGCAAGACCATCTAAAGAATGTTTAACCAGTCTTTACAGAATCTGGCTCTTTAGCGTGCTTAAATAAAACAGACCGGTTGTACTCAGTCCAGACAATAGGAGCGTAATCCATATACTCTGTTGTTGTTGAATACCAAATATTTGtctaaatgctgcttttaattcatcaaaacacaaaagcattaGCTAAACTGTCATTGATGTGGTTAATAGCGTGTGCTTAAAAGTATTAATGTGTTCCGAATTGAATCCTAACAAGCCTAGCAAAGGCTACAGCTCCTGCTGTAAATGACAGGACTCAAAACCAGATTACCGTTCCAAGTTCCTGCCTGTCATTTTTGGGTTTTCTGTTCAAACTGATTTTTAGACTGTTGCCTATTCATCTTTGATTTCTGTCAGCTTACTGTTCTGAAGCGAACTGCCATGCTATAAAGTAACAAAGtattacattttcttcacagaataaAAGATATCTATAGTTTTGAAAGAGAAGGACAACATGTTATTGTTACCGCATCCAGTGATGGTTACATTAAAATGTGGAATCTGGATCTTAATAAGGTCGGTCTATTAAACTTCTTGTTACATTTATGGAAAAATACCAGAGAACCAAAATTGCAGAGAGTTCTGTtacaaagattaattttaaatcactgaggaaattttaattgaaatctGGATGTCTTGATCTTCCTCCATGTTATGTTCCGTAGAGATGTCTATGTCtgtgcatatatttttatgcacttgtgtatttttgtatctttgtaatttttataaacaaactATAAAATCTGATGGTATTATGGAGATCTCGTCTCCTCTTTATGTAGAGTCATGCTTCCCTTCAGACCTACCTGACCAGACTTAGGACTATCTAATCAGTTATATATGTTCTAAGGACTACTGTGAATTTTTGTAATGTTGATGACCATTGCtactcttttaaaaacacaaactcTATGGGTTGAGGGAGGGGAGGTGGTCGTTCATGTAAGGGGAAAAAGTCCTTTTGAAAAATTCAAACACATTAATGTACCGGGaccttttatttcctgtattttcacaCAGTTCTGAGTAGCACAGTTCAACAAGGAGTCACATCTTATCTTTAAAGGTTCCCATGTATATTGTTTGCTCTGgggtttgtattttaaaatcagaattagatttttttaaatttaatgccTAGTAATAAAGGATCTACTATATGCCACTATAAGTATCTCGAATAGTTCAAATAATTATCTCTCAACATTTATACACTTTATATCTCTCATCTGAATTTGCCTGTTTTTAATTACACCCCCTCTGATTATTTCTATACTTCTAAGTGCAACAGTGAAaatccctcttttcccttcacCTTGAATTTCTGTTCCCCTTGTACATAATTGGCACAGTGATCAGGGAACTCTCTACCTTCTCTCtaacattgtttttattttaaccaaatgtgtgattttcttcctgtgcagGCAAAATTTTGTAAAACTTTGTATAACTGTGTGGGCTGCTCTGTCCAGCCCTGTGAGGTAGAATATCCTAGTACCAGTAGTTTCTGATGGGTTGATGCTGTTACGCTTCACATGTGTTTGTGACACTTTATCCCCTGATATCTGTAATAGGATATTTACTCAAGTATTCCCAGAGCTGACTGATACAATTGCAGTTAAGCAATTTGCAACACGCTCTGAAGAGATTACTCTTATTCAGCAGTCTTGTCTTTGTGAGGGAGAAAAGGAATGTGATGCACtaaattcagattattttagCTGTACTAAAAATTGCCTATTACTCTGGAGAAACTTCTGAAATCattaacagggtttttttttggggggggggggggtgtctatGACTCATCTACTTATTCCTCATGTTAAACTTAGCCCCTTGTGCCTGAAACCCACTGATCTTGCTTGTCAAGATACGTTCTTAAAGCCATTGGGAGTTTTTTGTAAAACCACTGCTGAGGAATGGTATCAGGAACAGGACTGTAACAATGTGACCATTAACCGGTATACAGCCTCTAGTTCTAAACAGTCTTAGGCACCCGAAATTAAGTGGAAGGTGGGCAGTAAGATACTTTCTCACTTCAAAtacttaaacagaaataaaataaagtttaattaatctttttctaTATTATATTCAGATTAAAGGTGTGCCGTCTTTACTGTGTGAAGTCAATACCAAAGCTAGGCTGACGTGTCTTGCAGTATGGCTTGACCGAGCTTCAGAAACGAAAGAAAATTCTGATAAAGCTGCAACATCATCTCAAGGTAATAGAACTATGTGTGTTTTCAGCTGTTAATGTGATTGTGACATAGAATATACTAAGTGGGAGAGTTTTACTATATGCATTGAAAAAAGTTTGGTATCATGAAGAAATGGGGATATGATGCTGACAAGTGATATAGATATCCTTACCAATCTGATAGCATCTCAAGCCTGCATGTATGTTGGAGGACATAAgcctcttttcccttctgttatgtgaaagttttgtttctctttactGGAGTAACATACTGAGGAGGCCACTGTGAAGCTTTTAAGGCAAATAAGAATAAACAGTTTGATAGGActgcatgtctttttttcctataaacaACATTAGGTCTGAGGCCAATGTAGTTGGGCAAAGTTAGGAAAGCTGGTTCAGTTGGtggttttttgctgttgtttcctGGGTCGTAATCTATTTACGTATTTGTTCTTTAGGTATTTTCATATCACGGGCAAAACTAGCATAAATGGCACATTCCAATgtacctaaaaaaaaatttataaccCCTTTTCTAAAATGAGATAGAAAGAAGTCTCTGTGCCATTTTTAGACTACAAAGACTGGACATAAATATCAGTGCAaataatttcttgcttttttccagcaaatgaaGATGAAATGTCATCaatagtcaggaaaaaaaaagtttgttggACTGATAAAAGtgataaaacagcaaaaaaaaaaaagagaaaaattactcCAGAGAAGCAAAAATTGGACGCTCcactgcaaaagaagaaaaagaaacggAATAGCTCAGCATGAAGGCAGCTACTTTCTCTActgaataaaaagtaaatactgCTGTTGCTGTAGTTTTATAAGGATGTAAACCTCTGATGGGACATATACCTCTGAATTGATCTGTTGTTTAAAAGTAATGAATGTTTTTACCCTAATAAATTGACTGATCATTCTGGGAAGTAGCAAAAGAGATGGCAACTTTTCCTAAGTgaatgaagcaaaaataaattagtaatatgtaacatttatatttttctattaacaATAGTATACGGTTTTTCACTGGCTCTGAAAAAGCcagctaaaataataaaaatagctgCATCTGTCTCAGTTACATTTTTGTCTCCCttaaatgcatattaaaaatacgtactttttcattttagtgttGGAAAACGTACTGTTCATTTGACTTAAAATATGATCTGCCTTTGTCATGCATTACTTTTCCTACTGTAAGAAGGAAcatgttaaaattaaaatgataatCGCATTCCATTCATATATTCACAGAAAATCGTACTTTCTAGTTCTTGACATGCAGTTATTCATAGAGTTTATAAGCAAAacgtttggttttttttatcgTGTCCATACttcatgcatttaattttttttaaagtctttgcaCCCATGGTTCACATGATTGAAATCTTTTGTTCAGAATATGATACATATTTTTAGGTGGAAGAGTTTATATCAATAAGGTTttaccttctcttcccccttcccatAGTATTCTTTCAAGTCCTTGATCTGAGCtgtattgttaaaaaaaaaaaaaaatcatctaacatttgaaatgtttgtcATGCTGATAAAATGTCACCCATCTGTTTTGCACTTAAACAAAAAGTGAATTCCTGACCTTCTCAGTCAgtggaaacaggattttatcCTAAGTCTTATTACAAATATATAGTGGGAAAAACAAAGTTGAGCTGGAAAGAACAAGGTCAAATAGCTGTACTAAGCgttctatttcttttaaagcaaggcattttaatgttttctgcacTACTGGAGTactcattattttgttttcaacaaGTAATTGGAATTATGCTTTATTCTGATTCACTTTAGTAATAATCTGTTCCTCCTTACTTGTGTAGCAAGAGAaaaagtagagaaaatcagaaaaaagatTGAGCCAAATCTGGAGACAGGAATGCAGGCTGTCTTAGGGATGTAAAATAGGATATAACTCCAGCTCATCTCTGTGTATGCTCTAACACTGGAACAAAGTGAGCATCGTCGGTGCTGTTCCAAGACTCTTCATGTAGCAATGGCAGCATTCTCTTGGAGGTAGGCATCTGTACTTATCTTCTGTAACTGTTTCCCTTATTTAGATAACTTACCACAACTCCTTGTCTGAATATTCAGTATAGTTGATTTATGTGAGCTCAGTTTAATTCAACATGAAGGGGATCTCAGTTGTACTTCAGTTTGAACTTACACAGCTTTTAACTTTAATAATACCCTGAACGTGTGCATACACAAACAGGCAAATAATAGAGGGATTAAAACAGTTTGTAGACTTGGCAGGAAAGGTACCAAATCAGATTTTTAACTGATAGCAAGGCTCTTATAGTAAATATAGGACATAGAAAGTATAAGCTTGAACAAGAAAATTGTGTAAAGTGTTTTCACTTGTAAATTGTTATGTCTATTTTATAGTGCTTATCTTATGATTATGCCTGTTGTTGACAAAATGGCTGCCACTACTAAAACAGGTTTTattgtttgaatttttaaatacatgagCTCGTGGCCATGGACATCACAATTAGAGAAGCAAGCTCTCATGAGCACCAGGAAAAATCCAATCtgcacataattttaaaaattaaaaagcaaaaactacAGAATTTTGGTTCTAAGGTTTAGACTTACAAGTAAATATTAGACATTTGTAAAAACCAAATTCTCTGTGTAGTAACAAAGAATTATGCATCTTATGAGACTGGGAACAATTTGTGAACTGGAGACAGAGAAGACAGGTCCTAACAGCTTTTAagataaatacagaaacagtCGTGAGAGGAGAACTCGTGTCTTCTATACCTTGAGTGAATGCTCAGCTACTAACCACTACTTGGCaaattttttgttgctgttgtcttGTGTACATCTTCcttttcagaacattttccaTTCTAGTTTTCAGGGAGCTGCTTAGAACGATAGAGGGGAGGCAGCagtgcagagagagaggagatgtCAGTGATGAGAAAGCTCTTCCTGCGTCAGAAAGGGTGAGCTTGCATGACACCGGTGGAGTAGACGGAGCCATGGCTGCAAGAAACAACAGCCTGGCGAGCAGCATCTCAGCTGAGCCCCAGGTGAattcagcagctccagcagctgtggatttcttccagttttcctGCTTCCCTCTTGGGGAACCCCAGTGCTGGATTACAAAGCAGAGCCCACTGAAACTTGAACCTCATAGCCATTACACAGCTTGAACAAGAAAGGGAACCCCATCCAGCACAGCTCAGATCTGTGCTGGTTGTAGCACTTTTCAGGGAAATAGGAGATCTCTATTTAAACCACTTAAGCCAACAGTGGAATTAAACTGCTCTCCactttctgaaatgcagctaGAGAAAGCTGCgttttgcagaaagcagagggCTCTGATGTTTTGTGCCTTCTGTACGAAGACAAACTGAAGCCCCTCAGCTCAGGGACCTGGCTGAAGGAGTGCTCTTTCTTTCTATATGGTTAAATGCTGATGCGAGGTAAGTGCATAGCCCACTGGAATAAATTATGCAGCACCGTTTACGTGAAGAAAGCCAGTTTCAGcacttgaaaaaaaccaaagtttaTGTTTGTAGACAGTTATAAACATCTTGCTACACtttttccagattaaaaaaaaatgcaaaacattttcttttgatgttTTCCATCTGCCACTGTTGCGtaacttctgcagcagaagaCTCCTTTTTCTGTTGCCACTAACTGTGCTTGTAATTTGAACATTATAGAAATCCTCTACATTTTCCACAAAAGGGCTATACTGAAATTACTGATCAAAACTAGAAGCATCCTGTAGGCTGCAGGAGCTCATGCCACACCAAAAACCAACCCCGAATTCTCAGCTGGACCACACACCCCCACTTGTGGTACAGGACTAGGACAGACAGGCTGCACTCGAATGCAGTTATGAGGGAGCTGTGCCCCTCGCTAGACAAGCACACCAAACCTCCTCTGCGCTGAAGTCTCTCCTGGTCTGTAGGCACCCGGGCTTGCCCGGGCATCCTGGATaccccccgccggggccgggtgACCCGCAGCTCggcagggaggtgggaaggcatCACcgcttcctcctctgcagccccgGGCTGCGGGACACGGCCTGCCCCGCCcgttgtttggtttttggttggggttttggtCTGTCCCCCCCCCTTCCAGAACAGCCGGAAAAGGGAAGCTTTGGGCGGTGCGTTGCTCCCTcgcctccccttcccttccgCAGCCTGCTCCGCCCCGGGCCGCTGtggagcggggccgcggggcaggTGAGTGCCCCCTGCGTGTCCTCCGCGGCGGGGCTGAGCCCGAAgtccgccccgccgcccccaggGCTGCATTCCCACCAAATCAGCTTTCATCTCTTGGACTCGGTTTAGCGCCTAGGCTTTAGGCGGGCCTTGCTCGTGGGAAGGCCCTCCGCGGCAAAATGCTattcccctcccccttcctccccccaatTAAGAGATACCGACCCTCACCCCGATCTCTCTTCCAGCTTTCAGCATGGCAGTGGACTGGCTCGGCTTTGGCTACGCCGCCCTGGTGACGTCAGGAGGGCTCATTGGCTATGCAAAAGCAGGTACGGTGCAGGAAGGTGCTTGTGTCTCCTTcactgcccccacccccacccccccccgcaccccaatAACTTTGTGTGAGCTGGGCGGCTTTTTACGAAAGCCTCCTATCTGGAAGTTCACGCAGATGTAAAGTTTATCAGTTTGTGCTATGTGCTGGTAACTTGCTGCTGTTGGGGTGGTAACTTGCTGTTGGGGTGTGGTGCTTTTTGGGTTGAGCTGGTGCTTTGTACAGATAAGCCCACAATCTGCTTTCTGGTGGATGCTGGTATCCTGCCTCTGCTTTGTGCTGTATGGGTGAACTGACAGAAGTTTGtttcagaaaggttttttctgtgctattttaaGTATAAGCGTTCTATAAATGTTCTGTATCTTCAAATGACATAagtcaccatttttttttccttagagatttattctcattttaatgTTTGGTGGTAACAGTATACTGCAAGCTGCAGAGGGTTTTCAGAAGGATCCTTTCTCCAAGTAGAGT
This sequence is a window from Pelecanus crispus isolate bPelCri1 chromosome 2, bPelCri1.pri, whole genome shotgun sequence. Protein-coding genes within it:
- the PAK1IP1 gene encoding p21-activated protein kinase-interacting protein 1 isoform X1 — translated: MELVAGCYEQVLFGFAARPDESWTVVPDFTHHAHSASLSAVAVNNRYVVTGSRDETIQIYDMKKKIEHGALLQHNGSITCLEFYGTAHLLSGAEDGLICIWNTKRWECLKSIKAHEGHVTSLSIHPSGKLALSVGTDKKLRTWNLVEGRSAFIKNLKQNAHIIKWSPDGERYVTVITNKVDIYKLDTASITGTITTEKRISSLRFITDSILAIAGDDEMIRFYSCDSQKCLCEFKAHENRIKDIYSFEREGQHVIVTASSDGYIKMWNLDLNKIKGVPSLLCEVNTKARLTCLAVWLDRASETKENSDKAATSSQANEDEMSSIVRKKKVCWTDKSDKTAKKKKRKITPEKQKLDAPLQKKKKKRNSSA
- the PAK1IP1 gene encoding p21-activated protein kinase-interacting protein 1 isoform X2, with the protein product MKKKIEHGALLQHNGSITCLEFYGTAHLLSGAEDGLICIWNTKRWECLKSIKAHEGHVTSLSIHPSGKLALSVGTDKKLRTWNLVEGRSAFIKNLKQNAHIIKWSPDGERYVTVITNKVDIYKLDTASITGTITTEKRISSLRFITDSILAIAGDDEMIRFYSCDSQKCLCEFKAHENRIKDIYSFEREGQHVIVTASSDGYIKMWNLDLNKIKGVPSLLCEVNTKARLTCLAVWLDRASETKENSDKAATSSQANEDEMSSIVRKKKVCWTDKSDKTAKKKKRKITPEKQKLDAPLQKKKKKRNSSA